The following coding sequences are from one Desulfosporosinus orientis DSM 765 window:
- the hemC gene encoding hydroxymethylbilane synthase has protein sequence MKNIRIGTRDSQLAMWQAKWVQSQLTKLYPHLNFELVAMKTKGDKILDVPLSKIGDKGLFTKELELGLLNNELDMAVHSLKDMPTLLPPGLVISACCEREEPRDVFLSKNGVLLEDLPSGAIIGTSSLRRKSQLKHYRPDLKFMDLRGNLQTRWRKLQESEMEGIILAAAGVKRLGWEERITQILPESIMLSAVGQGSIAIEIDEKRSDIADLLSLINHTPTEQAVRAERTMMRRLEGGCQVPIGALGQTVEGEIVLRGMVASLDGTRLIKADAKGSDPEAVGIEVANKLIELGATSILAEIR, from the coding sequence ATGAAGAACATTCGCATAGGAACCAGGGATAGTCAACTTGCCATGTGGCAAGCCAAGTGGGTACAAAGTCAATTGACAAAGCTGTATCCCCATTTGAATTTTGAACTTGTCGCGATGAAAACAAAGGGAGATAAGATCTTAGATGTTCCTTTATCGAAAATTGGAGATAAGGGGTTATTTACGAAAGAATTGGAACTGGGATTGCTTAATAATGAACTTGATATGGCAGTGCATAGTCTTAAGGACATGCCAACCTTATTGCCTCCGGGATTAGTCATTAGTGCCTGCTGTGAAAGGGAAGAACCCAGAGATGTTTTTTTAAGTAAGAATGGCGTGCTGCTCGAAGATTTACCCTCAGGAGCAATTATTGGAACCAGCAGTTTGCGTCGGAAATCCCAACTTAAGCATTACCGGCCTGATCTTAAATTTATGGATTTACGGGGAAATCTGCAGACACGTTGGAGAAAATTACAAGAATCTGAAATGGAAGGCATCATCCTTGCTGCGGCAGGTGTAAAACGTCTGGGCTGGGAAGAGAGAATTACTCAGATCTTGCCCGAAAGCATTATGCTTTCAGCCGTTGGTCAAGGATCCATAGCTATAGAAATCGATGAGAAACGTTCTGATATTGCCGACTTGTTGTCCCTTATAAACCATACTCCCACGGAACAAGCCGTTCGTGCTGAGCGAACGATGATGCGCAGGCTTGAAGGAGGATGTCAAGTTCCCATTGGAGCATTAGGTCAAACTGTGGAGGGGGAGATTGTTCTGCGGGGAATGGTCGCCAGTTTGGATGGCACACGCTTAATTAAAGCGGATGCTAAAGGGAGCGATCCGGAAGCAGTGGGCATCGAAGTTGCCAATAAGTTAATAGAATTAGGGGCAACTTCCATATTAGCTGAGATACGTTAG